The following are encoded together in the Pleurocapsa sp. FMAR1 genome:
- the hxpB gene encoding hexitol phosphatase HxpB codes for MVIKAVIFDMDGLLIDSEPLWQEAEILIFKQVNILLTSELCLQTKGLRIDEVVDYWYQRHPWTNLAKQKVEELIIAKVIELIHLRGEPLPGVDRAISFVQQKQVKIALASSSASKIIQAVLQKLELTNVFAEVYSAESEVLGKPHPGVYLTTANKLNVSPSECLALEDSLNGVLAAKAAQMKCIAIPEPLEYDNPKFAIADTILKSLAEFNDDIWHSLS; via the coding sequence ATGGTGATTAAAGCTGTAATTTTCGATATGGATGGGTTGCTGATCGATTCCGAGCCTCTCTGGCAAGAGGCAGAAATACTTATTTTTAAACAGGTTAATATTCTTCTCACTTCTGAGCTATGTCTGCAAACAAAAGGCTTAAGAATCGATGAAGTTGTGGATTATTGGTATCAAAGGCATCCTTGGACAAATCTGGCTAAACAGAAAGTTGAGGAGTTGATTATCGCTAAAGTAATTGAGTTGATTCATCTTCGAGGCGAACCTTTACCAGGAGTAGATCGAGCCATATCTTTTGTTCAGCAAAAACAAGTCAAAATTGCTCTGGCTTCTTCTTCTGCATCTAAGATTATTCAGGCTGTATTACAAAAGCTGGAATTGACAAATGTATTTGCTGAAGTTTATTCGGCAGAATCGGAAGTTTTAGGCAAACCCCATCCAGGAGTATATTTGACTACCGCTAACAAACTAAACGTCTCTCCTTCAGAATGTTTGGCTTTAGAAGATTCTCTCAATGGAGTGCTAGCTGCCAAGGCTGCTCAAATGAAGTGTATTGCTATTCCTGAACCATTAGAATATGATAATCCTAAATTTGCGATCGCCGATACCATCTTAAAATCTCTCGCAGAATTTAACGACGATATTTGGCATAGTCTCAGTTAA
- a CDS encoding thioredoxin domain-containing protein, whose amino-acid sequence MPIAINNTSNVNQSQWIDAFSQNAMLLKRPLFVKDNQAVLVGAQASEAEIKEKLNINQ is encoded by the coding sequence ATGCCGATAGCAATCAACAATACAAGCAATGTCAATCAAAGTCAGTGGATTGATGCTTTTTCACAGAATGCTATGCTGCTTAAGCGACCATTGTTTGTTAAAGATAATCAGGCGGTATTAGTTGGCGCTCAAGCTTCTGAAGCCGAAATAAAAGAAAAGTTAAATATTAATCAATAA
- a CDS encoding peptidylprolyl isomerase, with translation MNTKKNILFKWFQSWSTKLVLSSVLTFTVFGASLMGWQPEASAILAQGDAVTDPQAILRYSLPIENDSVRKLQKSLEDISNQLRAKRWSNISRDLKDASRVLSARRDKLLATIPEERQPQAKSVIEQLASGTEELKEIVAAKDREGTYLKRRELLDLVTDLEQSMVVGYPFEVPEEYANLPQLLGRATVEMETNKGNLKVVVDGYSAPVNGGNFIDLVERGFYDGLDFNRAEDFYILQAGDPPGDADGFIDPKTNEYRAIPMEVLVKGDELPVYGDTLEELGRYLDQPAIPFNAYGAIALARPANDPNGGSSQFFFFKFDTEITPPGYNLMDGRYSVFGYLVEGKEVLEELTEGDKIISAKVIDGIDNLKEPV, from the coding sequence ATGAACACTAAAAAAAATATACTTTTTAAATGGTTTCAGTCTTGGTCAACTAAGTTAGTTTTGAGCAGCGTCCTAACTTTCACTGTTTTTGGTGCTAGCTTAATGGGCTGGCAACCTGAAGCATCGGCTATTTTGGCTCAGGGAGATGCAGTAACCGATCCTCAAGCTATTCTTCGCTATTCCTTACCGATAGAAAATGATTCTGTACGCAAACTGCAAAAAAGTTTGGAAGATATTTCTAATCAACTACGAGCTAAGCGTTGGAGTAATATTAGTCGGGATCTTAAAGATGCTAGCCGTGTATTATCGGCTCGTCGCGACAAGCTTTTGGCAACTATTCCTGAAGAACGCCAACCCCAAGCGAAATCTGTGATCGAGCAGTTGGCTAGTGGAACAGAAGAATTAAAAGAAATTGTGGCAGCCAAAGATCGTGAAGGAACTTACCTTAAAAGAAGGGAGTTACTCGACCTTGTTACTGATTTAGAGCAGTCGATGGTAGTAGGCTATCCTTTTGAAGTCCCAGAAGAATATGCTAACCTGCCACAGCTTTTGGGTCGTGCCACTGTAGAGATGGAAACTAACAAAGGTAATTTGAAAGTTGTAGTTGATGGCTATAGTGCGCCTGTAAACGGTGGAAACTTCATCGATTTGGTCGAGCGTGGATTTTATGATGGTTTAGACTTTAACCGCGCCGAAGATTTCTATATCCTCCAGGCAGGCGATCCACCTGGAGATGCTGATGGTTTTATCGATCCCAAAACAAATGAGTACCGCGCTATTCCGATGGAGGTATTGGTAAAGGGAGATGAATTACCTGTTTACGGGGATACTTTAGAAGAGTTAGGACGTTATTTAGATCAGCCAGCAATTCCTTTTAATGCTTATGGCGCGATCGCTTTGGCTCGTCCTGCTAATGACCCTAACGGTGGCTCTTCACAGTTTTTCTTCTTTAAGTTTGATACTGAAATTACTCCTCCTGGTTACAACCTGATGGATGGACGTTATTCTGTCTTTGGTTATTTGGTAGAAGGTAAAGAAGTCCTAGAAGAACTAACCGAAGGAGATAAAATTATTTCTGCCAAGGTTATTGATGGTATTGATAACTTGAAAGAACCAGTTTAG
- the thiL gene encoding thiamine-phosphate kinase: MIDEPLLVKDLGEHGLLKKLQSYCPREIIGDDGAVLGITPGKSLVVTTDVLVDGVHFSDRTTTAFDVGWRAAAANLSDLAAMGANPLGITVGLSLPGEKAVDWVEKLYQGMKACLEVYGTSIVGGDICRSAVTSIAITAFGEVLPTRIIRRSNAKPGDVIVITGLHGLSRGGLEILLDSSKSKNLEFQERERLIEAHQRPKPRLDVLPYLAQIPENIAISGMDSSDGLADAIKQICSYSGVGATINGENLHIFSGLTKLAGLAKAGEWLLYGGEDFELVLSLPLNFALSLVENLSFDAAIIGEITQGCEIKIINGKSHSFQLTLNEAQGFQHF; this comes from the coding sequence ATGATTGATGAACCGCTACTAGTTAAAGATTTAGGTGAGCATGGTTTATTAAAAAAGCTTCAGAGTTATTGTCCCAGGGAGATCATCGGCGATGATGGGGCAGTTTTAGGGATTACTCCTGGTAAATCTTTGGTGGTGACTACGGATGTTTTAGTAGATGGGGTTCATTTTAGCGATCGCACTACCACCGCTTTTGATGTGGGTTGGCGTGCTGCTGCTGCTAATTTGTCGGATTTGGCAGCTATGGGAGCAAATCCTCTGGGAATTACCGTTGGCTTGTCTTTACCAGGCGAGAAAGCTGTAGATTGGGTGGAAAAGCTCTATCAGGGAATGAAGGCTTGTTTAGAAGTTTATGGAACTTCTATAGTGGGGGGAGATATTTGTCGTTCTGCCGTGACTAGTATTGCCATTACTGCTTTTGGTGAAGTTCTTCCTACTAGGATAATTCGTCGTTCTAACGCCAAGCCAGGAGACGTTATTGTAATTACTGGTTTGCACGGACTTTCCAGAGGCGGACTAGAAATACTGCTCGATTCAAGTAAAAGTAAAAATCTCGAATTTCAAGAGCGAGAAAGATTAATTGAGGCTCATCAAAGACCAAAGCCAAGACTAGATGTTTTGCCGTATTTAGCCCAAATTCCTGAAAATATTGCGATCTCAGGTATGGACAGCAGCGATGGGCTAGCAGATGCGATTAAGCAAATTTGTAGCTATAGTGGTGTTGGAGCGACCATTAACGGGGAAAATCTGCACATTTTTTCAGGATTAACTAAGTTGGCAGGATTAGCAAAAGCTGGAGAATGGCTGCTTTATGGCGGAGAAGATTTTGAATTGGTTTTATCTCTTCCTTTGAATTTTGCTCTTAGCTTGGTAGAAAATCTTAGTTTTGATGCAGCAATCATTGGTGAAATTACTCAAGGGTGCGAAATTAAAATAATTAACGGCAAAAGCCATAGTTTTCAATTAACTTTAAATGAAGCTCAAGGATTTCAACATTTTTAG
- a CDS encoding sensor histidine kinase encodes MEQRDLPKTMQQASGIDHIVSNIFQFIQASLNSPNILSNLAGKFANLLLVETCIVVSIDAYGSTNQVGYWQKDHLLLTTQKITQLLSSLSLAQSDFTPSQVLIQKDSHLFKTIDHLVKEVLPGKSWLGIITRYQQKVNGLVLLFKPDSCKWSSSEQKLLPEISDSMAIAISQIQLQQQVHTKAQYQSLFKKISREISQSSHLQSLFNTCLAELCTTLEADRGIILMLKYQNPLKAKNRQHNSVKGTVRITSHWSDSDRGKSSEDEPFFSLSDSDLCQKAWRNAPKYLCFPADTPFPDLAPESAIDSFATDGSALLMMPLMGKKSSGTDSAGVLGFLVLQYNEKHHWLEDQLDLIDWVCVQLSTALVHHQTLNQVQSIVEERTAKLKWSSDVQAKLSAKMRQHIDQLQKLNQLKDDFMNSMSHELKTPLTSMKIAIKMLRHTELSPEMHEKYLNILEQEWDREYSLIKDLLTLQQVESGKLTYSPQELNLTQAIANLAQSFNTKWQMEKGLELKINVSKPDLKINTDVESLEHILSELLLNAAKYSDENTVVELLAQSQTTLKGKDIVISVANSGAEITPEELPYIFDKFRRGKGVTDRAVPGTGLGLTLVQYLVEHLNGTIEVTNEPTKCDRESSFLTTFVLKLPQFQPSIS; translated from the coding sequence ATGGAGCAGCGAGATTTGCCTAAAACTATGCAGCAAGCATCAGGGATCGATCATATTGTCAGTAATATTTTCCAATTTATTCAAGCAAGCTTAAATAGTCCGAATATTCTGTCAAATTTGGCTGGTAAATTTGCTAATTTGCTGCTTGTCGAAACCTGTATTGTAGTCTCTATTGATGCTTATGGCAGCACTAACCAAGTAGGTTATTGGCAAAAAGATCATCTTTTGTTGACAACTCAAAAAATTACTCAGCTACTATCTAGTTTGTCTCTGGCTCAGAGTGATTTTACTCCATCCCAAGTGCTAATCCAAAAAGATTCCCATCTATTTAAAACGATCGATCATTTAGTCAAAGAAGTTCTGCCTGGAAAATCTTGGCTAGGTATAATCACTCGATATCAACAAAAGGTTAACGGTTTAGTTTTACTTTTTAAGCCAGACTCTTGTAAATGGAGTAGCTCAGAGCAGAAACTATTGCCAGAAATTTCCGACTCAATGGCGATCGCAATTTCTCAAATACAGCTTCAGCAACAGGTTCACACTAAAGCTCAATATCAATCCTTATTCAAAAAGATCAGCAGAGAAATTAGCCAAAGTTCCCATCTTCAATCACTATTTAATACCTGTTTAGCAGAACTATGCACCACTTTGGAGGCAGATCGAGGCATAATTTTGATGTTGAAGTATCAAAATCCTTTAAAAGCCAAAAATCGACAACATAATTCAGTCAAAGGAACAGTCAGAATTACTTCTCACTGGAGTGACTCAGATCGAGGCAAATCCTCTGAAGATGAACCATTTTTTAGTCTAAGTGATTCGGACTTATGCCAAAAAGCTTGGCGTAATGCTCCAAAATATTTGTGTTTTCCAGCAGATACTCCTTTTCCTGATTTAGCCCCAGAATCAGCTATTGATTCTTTTGCCACCGATGGTTCTGCTTTATTGATGATGCCTTTAATGGGTAAAAAAAGTAGCGGTACAGACTCAGCAGGAGTTCTTGGTTTTTTGGTACTGCAATATAACGAAAAACATCATTGGTTGGAAGATCAATTAGATTTAATTGATTGGGTGTGTGTACAGCTTAGTACGGCTCTAGTTCATCATCAAACTTTAAATCAGGTACAGTCCATTGTTGAAGAACGTACCGCTAAACTTAAATGGAGTTCAGATGTTCAGGCAAAACTATCAGCAAAAATGCGCCAGCACATCGATCAGCTACAAAAGTTAAATCAGTTAAAAGATGACTTTATGAACAGCATGAGTCATGAGCTAAAAACGCCTTTAACCAGCATGAAAATAGCAATTAAGATGCTGCGCCACACGGAATTATCTCCTGAAATGCACGAAAAATATCTTAATATCTTAGAGCAAGAATGGGATCGAGAATATAGCTTAATTAAAGATTTGCTGACTTTACAGCAGGTAGAGTCAGGCAAACTAACCTATAGCCCTCAAGAGCTTAATTTAACCCAAGCGATTGCTAATTTGGCTCAGTCTTTTAATACCAAGTGGCAAATGGAAAAGGGTCTTGAACTGAAGATAAATGTATCTAAACCCGATCTTAAAATTAATACTGATGTTGAAAGCCTAGAGCATATTTTAAGCGAACTATTGTTAAATGCAGCCAAATACAGTGATGAAAATACGGTGGTAGAATTGTTGGCACAAAGCCAAACTACCCTCAAAGGCAAAGACATAGTAATTTCTGTCGCCAATAGTGGTGCGGAAATTACCCCTGAAGAATTGCCCTATATCTTTGATAAATTTAGACGGGGTAAAGGGGTAACTGACCGTGCAGTGCCTGGAACAGGCTTAGGGCTTACTCTGGTACAGTATTTAGTTGAACATCTAAACGGTACGATTGAAGTTACCAATGAGCCGACAAAATGCGATCGCGAAAGCTCATTTCTGACTACCTTTGTGCTTAAATTACCTCAATTTCAACCATCTATTAGCTAG
- a CDS encoding ABC1 kinase family protein yields MKWHRSKKLTNPKLSRLSLGTYPYSPFFRQIKIFGIATKLLFSLWWNKVTGNNSSGRRYRLAQWLVKNILELGPTFIKIGQALSTRADLIPIEYIQEFSQLQDRVPPFSSDLAIAVIEQELGKSVSVLFAEFNPTPLAAASLGQVHKARLYTGEDVVVKVQRPGLAKLFNLDFEILHRLVRWMNRLIKNSRKFNLEAVYREFFELLYMEIDYVHEGKNADRFRANFQGYHRVAVPQVYWQYTTPKILTLEYLPGIKIDDRLALEANRIDTQEVIQLGITCYLKQLLEDGFFQSDPHPGNMAVSQRGDIIFYDFGTMAEVKTIAKDQMVKTFFAVLKKDTDEVVETLIYMGLIEPVADMTPVKRMIAFMIEEFRDKPVDVRAFEQITEEVYSIFEQQPFRLPPQMTFIVKSLTTLDGIARALDPQYNLLAAAQPFLKQVAFSQQQGSMLSILARQTKDFIQYKFRQPNRTQLSIMRLESRLDLGELQVKVKSIESERSLKQIQLGIKSLIYTCFSGFCLLSGSVLLVGHLKGMAIALFCFATFWFILLMRSMMSMAMKEKMYRMAQK; encoded by the coding sequence ATGAAATGGCACAGAAGTAAAAAGCTCACCAATCCAAAACTATCCCGCTTGTCTTTAGGAACTTATCCTTATTCACCATTTTTTCGCCAGATCAAAATTTTCGGCATCGCTACTAAACTTTTATTTTCTCTGTGGTGGAACAAAGTAACGGGCAATAATTCTTCTGGGCGTAGATATCGTTTGGCACAGTGGTTAGTCAAAAATATTCTGGAATTAGGACCAACCTTTATCAAAATTGGGCAGGCTTTATCAACTCGTGCAGATCTAATTCCCATTGAATATATTCAGGAATTTAGCCAACTACAGGATCGAGTACCACCCTTTAGTTCTGATTTGGCGATCGCTGTAATTGAACAGGAATTAGGCAAATCAGTTTCTGTATTGTTTGCCGAGTTTAACCCTACTCCCCTAGCTGCTGCTAGTTTGGGACAGGTACACAAAGCCAGACTCTACACGGGGGAAGACGTAGTAGTCAAGGTGCAGCGTCCTGGTTTAGCAAAATTATTTAACTTAGATTTTGAAATTCTGCATCGCTTAGTAAGATGGATGAATCGTTTAATTAAAAATTCCCGAAAATTTAATTTAGAAGCAGTTTATCGTGAATTTTTTGAGCTTCTTTACATGGAAATTGACTATGTTCACGAAGGTAAAAATGCCGATCGCTTTCGAGCCAATTTTCAAGGCTATCATCGAGTGGCAGTACCGCAGGTTTATTGGCAATATACTACTCCTAAAATTTTAACTTTAGAATATTTACCTGGCATTAAAATAGACGACCGCCTAGCTTTAGAAGCTAATCGAATTGATACACAAGAAGTAATTCAACTGGGCATCACCTGCTATTTAAAACAGCTTTTAGAAGACGGTTTTTTTCAGTCCGATCCTCACCCTGGCAACATGGCAGTTAGCCAACGGGGAGATATTATTTTTTATGATTTTGGCACCATGGCAGAAGTAAAAACCATTGCCAAAGATCAGATGGTTAAAACTTTTTTTGCCGTCTTAAAAAAGGATACGGATGAGGTAGTAGAAACTCTAATCTATATGGGTTTAATTGAGCCTGTAGCGGATATGACTCCTGTTAAACGGATGATTGCCTTTATGATCGAAGAGTTTCGCGATAAGCCCGTTGACGTGAGAGCTTTTGAACAAATAACCGAAGAAGTCTACTCAATTTTTGAGCAGCAGCCATTTCGGTTACCGCCCCAGATGACTTTTATTGTTAAGTCTTTAACTACTTTAGATGGTATTGCTCGCGCCCTCGATCCTCAATATAATTTACTGGCAGCAGCCCAACCCTTTTTAAAACAGGTGGCATTTTCCCAACAACAGGGCAGTATGTTGAGTATTTTAGCCAGACAAACCAAAGACTTTATTCAATATAAATTTAGGCAGCCAAACCGTACTCAACTATCAATCATGCGCTTAGAATCTCGCCTGGATTTAGGAGAGTTACAGGTAAAGGTCAAGAGCATAGAAAGTGAACGATCCCTTAAGCAAATTCAGTTAGGAATCAAAAGCTTAATTTATACCTGCTTTTCGGGATTTTGCTTATTATCTGGTTCAGTATTGTTGGTCGGTCACTTAAAAGGAATGGCGATCGCTTTATTCTGTTTTGCTACCTTTTGGTTTATTTTACTCATGCGATCGATGATGAGCATGGCAATGAAGGAGAAAATGTATCGCATGGCTCAGAAGTAA
- a CDS encoding phosphotransferase family protein translates to METENYNPDDADSKDTRRLFNDWTGSQFLNTIPSKFKHSPEFYGGDRHLGMIVLEDVQHLHSLVEPLLGSDRSHAEWALLQYATCLSQLNTDTLGKEAQFQELYKTLSTDMKFTRTGVNIPQHQSRLENLKIYPESVWLRDLEAINKTVTHPGKFLAYIHTDACPDNVLDTGKELRLIDFETGSFGHAFIDAACGRMMFPSCWCSKRLPPTMVQQMEDTYRSILIQYCPIAEDDEIFETALVNSCGFWLLYTLSRHFEAALVKDLDFGISTIRQRIIARLEAFIAISQEFNQLRGLRDTSSRLLDLLRQRWSDAPELPLYPAFNIYY, encoded by the coding sequence GTGGAAACAGAAAACTATAACCCTGATGATGCTGACTCTAAAGATACAAGGCGTTTATTCAATGATTGGACGGGTTCTCAATTTTTAAACACCATACCCAGCAAGTTTAAACATAGTCCTGAATTTTATGGAGGCGATCGCCATTTAGGTATGATTGTTTTGGAAGATGTGCAGCATCTTCACAGTTTAGTTGAACCATTGCTAGGAAGCGATCGCTCTCATGCGGAATGGGCATTACTTCAATATGCAACTTGTTTGAGTCAACTAAATACGGATACCCTTGGTAAAGAAGCACAATTCCAGGAACTATACAAGACTCTCTCAACCGATATGAAATTTACCAGAACAGGTGTGAATATTCCCCAGCATCAGTCTCGGTTAGAGAACCTAAAGATTTATCCTGAAAGCGTTTGGTTACGTGACTTAGAAGCTATTAATAAAACAGTGACTCATCCTGGTAAATTTCTAGCATATATTCATACCGATGCTTGTCCAGATAACGTTTTGGATACAGGTAAAGAGTTACGATTAATAGACTTTGAAACGGGTTCTTTTGGTCATGCCTTTATTGATGCTGCTTGTGGCAGAATGATGTTTCCTAGCTGTTGGTGTTCTAAACGCTTACCTCCGACTATGGTTCAGCAAATGGAGGATACTTATCGGTCAATACTTATTCAATATTGTCCAATTGCAGAAGATGATGAGATCTTTGAGACAGCTTTGGTCAATAGTTGTGGCTTTTGGCTTTTGTACACATTATCGCGACATTTTGAAGCTGCTTTAGTTAAAGATTTAGATTTTGGAATTTCTACCATTCGTCAGCGCATCATAGCTCGGCTGGAGGCTTTTATTGCCATATCGCAAGAATTTAATCAGCTTCGGGGTTTGCGAGATACTTCTAGTCGGCTTTTAGATTTGTTGCGCCAGCGTTGGTCAGATGCCCCTGAACTGCCACTTTACCCAGCATTTAACATTTATTATTAA
- a CDS encoding glucose-6-phosphate isomerase: MDKLALWQRYQDWLYYNEDLELYLDISRITFDDALIKELEPKFAKAFKDIEALEGGAIANPDENRMVGHYWLRDPDLAPTDELRQDIIDTNNRILDFQKKVHSGEIHPPQGGKFTDILSIGIGGSALGPQFVAQALAPADAPLDIHFIDNTDPAGIDKVLASIGNRLETTLVSVISKSGGTPETRNGMIEVKKFYQDCNLDFAAHAFAITGKSSKLEAIAEREGWLAIFPMRDWVGGRTSELSPVGLVAAALQGIDIKAMLEGAKTMDALTRKPNLKENPAALLAMGWYCAGHGRGEKDMVILPYKDSLLLFSRYLQQLIMESLGKEKDLDGKVVNQGIAVYGNKGSTDQHAYVQQLREGVNNFFLTFIEVLEDRTRDFVEIEPGITSGDYLKGFLLGTRTALNDKQRDSITITIPKVNERLVGALIALYERGVSIYASLVNINAYHQPGVEAGKKAAASVLDLQKKVVEALKQSSSPLSLAELADQAHVSDEIETVYQILRHLNANKRGVVIVEGNIGQPDTIKVALQA, from the coding sequence ATGGACAAACTTGCACTTTGGCAACGCTATCAAGACTGGCTTTATTACAACGAAGATTTAGAATTGTATTTAGATATTAGTCGTATTACCTTTGATGATGCCCTAATCAAAGAACTAGAACCCAAATTTGCTAAAGCATTTAAAGACATTGAAGCTTTAGAAGGTGGCGCGATCGCCAATCCTGATGAAAACCGCATGGTTGGTCATTATTGGCTCAGAGATCCCGATCTTGCTCCTACTGATGAATTAAGACAGGATATCATCGACACCAATAACAGAATACTTGACTTTCAAAAGAAAGTTCACAGCGGTGAGATTCATCCTCCCCAAGGTGGCAAATTTACCGATATTCTCTCTATTGGTATAGGTGGTTCGGCTTTAGGCCCGCAATTTGTAGCTCAGGCTTTAGCACCTGCTGATGCACCTTTAGATATTCACTTCATTGATAATACCGATCCTGCGGGTATTGATAAAGTCCTAGCAAGTATTGGCAATCGCTTAGAAACTACCTTAGTTTCGGTTATCTCCAAGTCTGGGGGGACTCCTGAGACTCGTAACGGCATGATTGAGGTGAAAAAATTCTATCAAGATTGTAATCTCGATTTTGCTGCTCACGCCTTTGCCATTACAGGCAAAAGCAGTAAACTAGAGGCGATCGCCGAACGGGAAGGCTGGTTAGCTATCTTCCCGATGCGTGATTGGGTTGGCGGACGTACTTCAGAATTATCTCCCGTGGGTTTAGTCGCTGCTGCTCTCCAGGGAATCGACATCAAAGCTATGCTAGAAGGGGCAAAAACTATGGATGCCCTAACTCGCAAACCTAATCTCAAGGAAAATCCCGCAGCATTATTAGCAATGGGCTGGTATTGTGCTGGTCATGGTAGAGGCGAAAAAGATATGGTAATTCTCCCTTACAAAGATAGTCTCTTGCTTTTTAGTCGCTATCTTCAACAGCTAATCATGGAATCTTTAGGTAAAGAAAAAGATTTAGATGGCAAAGTAGTCAACCAGGGTATTGCAGTTTATGGCAACAAAGGGTCAACTGACCAACACGCCTATGTTCAACAGCTACGGGAAGGGGTAAATAACTTTTTTCTTACCTTTATTGAAGTCCTAGAGGATAGAACCAGAGATTTTGTCGAAATTGAACCAGGTATTACTTCTGGTGATTATCTCAAAGGATTTTTGCTAGGAACTCGTACAGCTTTAAACGATAAGCAAAGAGATTCGATTACTATCACTATCCCTAAAGTAAATGAGCGTCTTGTTGGTGCTTTGATTGCCCTTTACGAACGGGGAGTTAGTATTTATGCGTCTTTAGTTAATATCAATGCTTATCATCAGCCTGGTGTGGAAGCAGGTAAAAAAGCTGCTGCATCAGTTTTAGATCTGCAAAAAAAGGTAGTAGAAGCTTTGAAACAAAGTTCATCTCCTTTATCTCTGGCAGAATTAGCAGATCAAGCTCATGTAAGTGACGAGATTGAAACCGTTTACCAAATTCTGCGTCATTTAAATGCTAATAAGCGGGGTGTTGTGATAGTTGAAGGCAATATTGGTCAACCAGACACCATTAAAGTTGCTTTGCAGGCTTAA